DNA sequence from the Chitinophaga flava genome:
CACCCCGGCTATTGGGGTCCTCATATCGGATACTATGGCGGTATTAACTATGGATTCGGTTATTTCGGCGTAGGTTTTACAGGCGGTATGTGGCGAGGCAGTGTCTTCCATTACAATACTGCGGTAACAAGTGTCAACAGGACATTTGTTCATAATACCTACGTCAACAGGGAAGTCATCCGTAATTCAACAGTGATCAACAACCGCAGCAGTTTCACCCGGAACAACGTAGTCAACAATAATAACTTCAATCGTAACAACGTAGTCAACAATAACAATAATTTCAACCGAAACAACTTTAACCGTAACACAACCTTTAATAACAACCGCACCAATAATTTCACCCGTAATAACGTGGCCAACAATACCTTTAACAACCGGGCCAACGCTTCACGCGGAATGTGGAATGGTAATCACCAGGCCGGTATGACCAGACAGCCAATGGCGATGAGCAGGCAGTCACAAGGTAATTTTATGAGGCAACCGCAGCAAATGCAGCGGGGTGGTTTCCAACACGGCGGCGGCGGAATGGGCCACGGCTGGGGTGGTGGTGGCGGAATGGGCCACGGAAGACATAGATAATATACGATAGACCATACGGCTTGTAAAGTGAAGGCGTCTCAAAAGAGGCGCCTTTATTTTATAGTATTCTGTTAACCGCCACTACGATCAGTAACAGTTCATAATTAGTGAGCAGGTCATGTTTGAGTAAACGGATCGCTTTGCTCATATGTTTTTCCACCATACTAACGGAGATGGATAAACGCGAAGATATTTCACGATAAGATAGTCCTTCTTCGCGATGAAGCAGGTATACCTGTCTGCAATTGACCGGCAGCTGTGCTATCGATGCATCCAGCGCCAGCATAGGATTACGGCTACTTTCTGCAGGAGTAGACAGCAGTTGCTCTGCCTCTGCCTTTACTGTTTCCAGCCAGGTCATATCTTCTTTTATCCGCTTGCGTACTACATCCACCAGCAGGTTTCGGGCGATTGTTTTCAACAGTGGAAATGCATTCTCCACATCATACATATCATCCATCTTCTCCCATACTCTCAGATAACATTGTTGAAGCAAATCCTGCAACAGGTGGGTATCTTTTGTATACTGATGCAGGTATTGATACAGCCTGTCGCGGGAGGCGTGATATAGTCCGGTAAACACCTGTTCCTTATTATGCATAGCTGTATCCGACATAAGTTTTACAAAGATAGGCAGGCCATTATGGAATAATAATATTACCAAATTGTTAATTGCCATTCAGGTGATTGAGGTAAACAGTTGTTTCTACGTGTTGATAGTAGCACGTAAACAATAACGGCATGAAAGATCAGGATACCTGGCAAAGATATATTGATAAAACCGACAGCGAAGCAGCCAGAAAAGAGATGCTGGACTGGCTGCAATCCGCTTCCACCGAACAGCTGGAAGCCTCCCTGGACCAGGGCTGGGACCAGCCGGCAGGTACAATGCCGGCGGGAATGGCTGCAGCACTGGAGCAACAGCTCAGGCGACAGGGCGTGAAACTAACCTATCCGGCCCGTTCCCGCTATCTGCGTTATCTGGGCCGCACTGCTGCTGCAGCCTCCATTGCCCTGTTGGCGGGCAGTTTTTTCTGGTGGCAACGCCCGGCGAAAAAGCTGCAGCCCCTTGCTGTTCATAGCCGGCAGATAGCCAATAACAGCGCTCATGTGCGCAAGCTCACACTCTCCGATGGCAGCCAGATATGGCTGACACCCGGATCTTCTCTCTCTGTTCCTGATGATTATAATACCCAGGCACGTAACGTGACACTTAGCGGTGAAGGTTATTTTGAAGTAGCTCCTCAGACAGCTCCCTTCCGGGTAAATGCAGGTGGTCTGGAAGCTACGGTATTAGGCACCCACTTCAACATAGAAGCTTATCCAGGTGAGCATATTACCGGCATCGCCCTTTCTGCCGGCAGTATCTCTGTAAAAGTACGCCCCGACAGCTCCCTCGTGCTCACCCCTGGCCTTAAACTCACCTATCAGCAGGCCACCCACCGCTTCACCACCCGCCACTTTGTTTCCGAAAAAGAAACAGACTGGAAACGCGGTGCCCTCGTACTCGATGAGGTACCACTGGATGCAGCTTTCAGCAGACTCGAAAAACGGTTCAGCAAAAAGATTGTCTTTACCCCCTCTGCTCAGTCCAGGGCTCATTTTACAGCTACCTACCATACAGAAACACTGTCAGACATATTACAAAACATGGCTTTCATTTACGGATTCCAATACCAGGAAACCCGCGACACAGTCTTCATTCATTAATCACATAAAAAATGTCCCGCTGGCAGGCGGGACATCAAAAACAATTGTTTTTAAAGTTTACGTATGAACAAATTTAGACAAACCAATGCAAACCTGCTCAAAAGAAAATGGTGGCAGGCAGGGCTGGTATTATGGCTGCTGATTGCAGGCCATGCCTACGCCCAATCTCCGGCCATGGAACAACCGGTAACGCTAAATCTTAGCAATACCAACATGGCCACCGTGATGGCAGAAATAGACCGGCAAAGCGATTTCAGCTTTTCCTACGACCGCGCTTCCCTGAGTAGCGTAAAACTCAGTAATGTACACTGGAAAGCCGTATCACTGAAAAATGTGCTGTCGGAACTCAACCACACCTACGGCATACTCTTTCAGGTAAATGCCCACACCATTGCCGTTAAAACAGGCCCCAATACCAAACAGGAGGCCGGCAGCGGCACCATTCGCGGACGTGTGGTGGATTTCGAAACTTCCACCCCACTCCCCGGCGCCACCTTACAGCTGGAAGGCACTACCCTCGGTACCATCACCGACAGCAAAGGTTTTTATCAGCTGGCCAATGTGCCGGAAGGCACCTATACCCTGCTGACCACTTTCGTAGGATATCAGCGGGGCATCGTTTCCCGGGTACAGGTCCGCAATAATCAGTCTGCATCCTATGATATCAAAATGCAGACCGGTGGCGCCCTGAAGGAAGTAGTGATCGGCAGTGGCACCCGTAAGGTAAGAGCCGTTACCCACAGCACCGAACAACAGTTGCTCCAGGAGATCAAAGGCGCCACCGGCGTAGTATCCGGTATATCCAATGAACTGATCGCCAAAACTGCCGACCGCAATGCCGCAGAAATCGTAAAACGTATCTCCGGCATCACCGTAGTGGACGACCGTTTTATCGTAGTACGCGGTATGAACGAAAGATATAATATCACTTACCTGAATGGTAACGTTGCCCCCTCTACGGAGTTGTACAACAAAGCTTTCGCCTACGACCTGCTCCCCTCCAGCATAATCGATAAAATACTGGTATACAAATCACCAGTGGCCGACCTCGTAGGCGACTATGCCGGTGCAGCCGTAAAGGTATTCACTAAAAATGCCATGCCCGTAAAACACTTCGACATAGGCGTACAGCTGGGCTATCGTGATGGTACCAGCATGCGCAACGTAGACAGCCACAACGGCGGCAAACTGGACTTCCTCGGCATCGACGATGGTACCCGCAAACTACCTGGATTTTCACCCGGCGTCTTTGCAAGTAATCAACACATCGCCACCAATGCACTGCCCCAACATGAATGGCTCAACGGCTTTTCCTCTACCCTCATGCCCGGCAAACGTTATGCAGGCCCCGACATGCAACTCTTTGCCAACTATTACAACAGCTGGCAGCTGGGGAAAGCCAGACTGTATGATCTTACCTCCGTCACCTATACAAAAGAAACAGCAGCTACAGAAATGTACCGCCAGTCAGGCAATACCAACGCCTACATGCTCGACACCGTGATGGGACAGGCATACGGTGACAACAACAAAATATCAATAGGCCACCAGACTACAGAAACCGGTAAAATCAATGTACTGGAAAACCTCACCTTAAAACTCAATGACCGTCATCAGCTGGCCCTGCTCAACTTTTTTGTCAACGATGGCAAACGGTTTACGAGCATCAGCAGCACAATACCCAATGCACTACCCGAATACTACGCGAACCTGCCGTTCCGGCTTAAACAGGATATGAATCTCTCCTTTCAGCAGCGGATGTTGTATTCCGGCAACCTGAACGGCACCCATTTCCTGGGAGCAAAAAAACAACATGAACTTACCTGGAACCTGGGATATACACATGACCTGCAAAACGTACCTGACCAACGGATGCTGCATTTCGTGAACGGAGATGCCCAATATCCCGACTCCGTCACCTGGATTCCGGCCGGCTCCAATGTCAGCAGATCAACCACCTACCAGGGCATGGTTTCGAGACTCTATATCAAAAACCTGGAACAGGTATACAACGGCTCAGTGGACTACACTCTTCATCTCCAGCCCAATCTCTACGTAAAAGCCGGCGGGTACCAGCTCTTTAAGGTTAGACAAGTGGGACGCCGTTTCTTCCGGGTAAACAGGGCCGGGCTTCAGTCAGATGAGCTGGAAGCCGGGCCAGGTAACACTGATTATCTGAAATGGAATACCGGATTTGGCTATAACAATGTCTCCCTCCTGCACTACCATCTATCTGACCTGCCCCGGTTATGGAACAGCCACTACTTCCCTGACGACAATACCGGCCTCGCCGTATACGACGCCACCACGCCGATGGACGCCTATACCGCCAGTGAACAGTATAATGCCTTTTACCTGATGGGCGACTGGAAAGCAGCCAAAGAACGCCTCACACTGAATGCCGGCCTGCGCATGGAATATGACCGGCAGCGCCTCGCAGGAGCCAAAGACGGCGCCACCGGAAAAAACACAGTGGAAATGGTCAATGTAGATCATAAAAAGACTGTCCTGCTGCCTTCTGTTAATATCAGCTTCCGGCCCCAAAATACCCTGGTGCTCCGCGCTGGCTATGGCCGCAACGTTAACCGGCCAGACTTCCGGGAATTAACACCTTACACCGATTACGACTTCTCCCGCAATGAAGAAATAAAAGGAAACCCAAGAGTGATAACTGCCGAAATCGACAACCTCGATCTGCGCGCCGAACTATATCCCAAAACCAATAACGAGGTGATCAACGTAGGCGTTTTTTATAAACACATCAAACATCCGATTGAAAAAATGCGGGATGAAGTTACTAGTGATGAAATGCACGACGGATGGGGATTCAACAGGATCACCTACGACAATTCCGTTAGCGCCAACATCATGGGTATTGAAGCGGAAATCAAAAAAAGTCTCTCGTTTATTCCCGGTAATGTCTTCAAACACTTGTCTGTAGTTCTGAATGGCACTTTCATCAAAAGCAATACAGAAAGACGCCAAACTCATGACAACGCCTCTAATGACAGCCTGCACAAATCAGGTGGTCCTTTACAGGGACAAGCGCCCTATATCGCGAATGCCGGATTATTCTATGAAAATGTGGCTACCGGCACCAAGGCAGGACTGGTATACAACGTAAGTGGCCCCAGTATCTACGCCAAAAGTATTCGTACACTGGCTGATTCCACCGCTAACGATACCTATATCCGTCCGGACCTGCTGCAGCTGCCCACACATCTGCTGGACCTCTCCATTACCCAACGTATCATAAAATCACTGCAAGTAAAATTGAGTATCCAGAACCTGCTGGATCAAAGCTACCGCATTGTGGAAGATCAGAATTTTAACCAGCGCTACGACAAAGAAGTAGAAGTAGAAAGAAAAGATGGCAAAAAATACTTCAGTGGCGATAACATCTATACCAGATACAAACCCGGTAGGTATATCCTGCTGCAGTTTACCTACACTTTTTAAAAAATAAGTTATGAATAAGTATACTCTACTTCTGTTAATAATACTCACCGGCATGCTGCATGCCTGTAACAAGGACGTTACACTCCCGGATGAGGCAGCAAAAGGACAGATCAGCTTTTACTTTGCCTCCACAGCACTGACCAATGGGGCTGAAGTAAGGGGCTCCAAAGGTTATCTGGTATTGATAGACAGCCGCGACAGCAGCTATCGTCCGCCTAAAGATATCTTCTCCTCCATTTATCCTTTTCTGTATAATCCATCTCAAAGATCCACCACTTACCCGCAAACGAAGACCAGCTGGATTCAATTTATGGCACTGGATGCCGGCCAGCATCAGTTGTCCCTTAAAGACACCTCCTCCCGCTTGCTGGACAGTGTGAAATTTACGCTGGATGCAGACAAACCGGCGATAGTATTTTATGGCGACAGTATCGGTAATTACAGCCATATCATTGCTGCCGATCCGTTTGTTGCCGATACAGGCAAAATCGGCATCAGGATTATTAATCTCAGCCCGTTTACCGGCCCGGTGTATATGACCCTGAACAAAGTCGTGCCCCCTGGCCTGCCAGCATATACCCAATACATGGACCATACCGGATTTCTTCCAATGGCATTGAGTACACCACAAACCTTCAACATCAAAGTATACCGGTATGGTGATGATAAAAATTTTCTCACCCGTGGTACACTGGAAGCTATTCCCGGTCACGCCTATACGCTGATAATCAGTGGTTATTCAGATAATAACCCGGGAAGCTATAAGGATCCCCTAACCGGTGCCAATGTAAGTCTCAGTAATAACTTCTCTCTTGCCGTCATAAAAACATTCTAATTAAAAAACTACAGATGAAACAGGTATTAACATTATTAAGTCTTTGCCTGCTCTTTTGGTGCGGCTGCAAAAAAGTAGATGATCACGCAGCCCAGGTGGCAGATCAACCGTGGTTCTCTGAGCAATATACCCAGTTCACTGGTAGCCGTCTCGCGCCCATCAACTGGACTTACCCTTCTTCTCTTATTGTTGGCGATACGGCCACGCTGGTAGGAAAATTATTCCCAACCCGTACCGGCACTGTAATCAGCGTAGGTAATGTGCCCATCAAAATAATAGATACAGCACAGCTGACACCACGATACACAACTTACAGCGAGCAAGGGCAAATCGATGCCGTACGCTTTGTGGTAACCCGTGAAATGGGTGCCGGCGACAACAGACCTGTTACAGTCACTGCTAATGGTGTTACCGTTTATGGTCCTTCTGTAAGCATCAAACTGATAGGTGGCAGCAGCCTGCGCACGGATACTACGCTATGGGTAGATCAGCTTGCGCAATGGACACCGGACAACCTGAGTGATTATCAGAAAAAAAATTACAATCTTATCCGTTCAGTCCATACAGACATGTTCGGTAATATTTACTTTGACAATCAATTATCTATCCAATCGTTCCGTAACGGCAACTTTACCACCATTCTCAAAGCCGGAGACGCTTTAAAGGACAGTAAAAACAGTAGCTTCAGCATAAAATACATACTGGGTAGTACCATTACCTTTACCGGAGATGTATTATACTTCACCACAGAAACAACTGAAGATGTTCCGGAAGCCGCACAAAACTATATCTTCCGTTTGTGCAAAATGGATCTGGCCAGCAAGACTATAACTACCATCAACCGCACATTGGTAACCCAAAACGCCACCACTGCCGAAACCAACACCATACTGCAGGGAGAGATATCCCAACTAAAAATAGTGGCGATGCGTCTGAATACAGATGTTAATAACAATCTTTATTACACCAATTATTATGCACCTGAAGTAGCTTCCGGAAACCATGCCAGATGGTATAACTATGTAGGCGGAAACTTCAGCGGACAAGTTGGCCAGGAACCAATCAATGGTATTATAATGGTGTCTAAAATGGACCCTGCCGGGCAGGTACGGGGTATAATGAGCTGGAAGCAATGGTTCCCCTCTATTGGCATTCCGGTATCCACCGGCTATTATTCGCTTGATCCAAGCGGCAAATTCCTGTATGGATACTATTCCTCTAACTGGATTTCCTATAATGGTATTCAGTATAATATTCCTGAAGACGACCAGGGTGTAACCCTGAAATCCAACCAAACTCAATTTGCATATCACTCCTATGAAACCAATCCCGAATACAAGATGACCGGAACGTTTGCCGCATTTGGTGTGAGCCCGGCTAGTACGGTGTTAAACAACAATATACAGCTGGCAAATGGTACTACCCTGATAAGACAAAGCCACATACTTGAGTGCTACGATATTCCTTCCCAAAGCACCTATACTTATGCAGGTGTGGAAGCAGGAATAAATCAAACGATAAGTGAGCAGAATCAAACAACCGGATTAGCCAAATGGGTTGACTTTTCAGGGGTATCACTCATTGGTCAGGATAAAAGTGGGGCATTGTATTTTTTCCGCGGAAACAAAGCAGACAATCCGCCCATCTTCTACAAACTCTACCCTAAAAAACAATAAAACAACAACAGAGGGCTGACCATTGGTCAGCCCTGTTTTTCTGTATGCACCTGCTGTCCGCAACCCCGCCAACCATCGCTAAACTGACGAAAAGCTGCGCGCATCAATAATACATTCATACCGATAAAGAGTACAATAACAAGTATCGCAGCCACTTTGGAGATATTCGCCAATACCCGCTTCCGGGAGAAACCACCAAAGATATAACCGATAATAAATACCATACAGGCTGCAAAAAGTATCCTGAGAAGGATAAGAAAGGGAAAGATCATTTTTTTGATTTTTTAATTTGAAAACACTCACCTGAACTTGCTCAGCAACGCCTCGTTTTCAGCTTTACCCCAGTGAGGTGTATCTCCGGTCTGTTCTTTTGCCAGCAATGCCAGGCTTTTTCCTGCCAGCTCTTTAGCCAGCTGTTTATCACCACCCCATAACTTAGGCGTATAATATTTTACCCATGCCTGTACATACAATGCCCTGGGATTCTCCGGCGCCAGCTGACGCGCTACCTGCAGATATTTTTCAGACAATGAACCATACTTACGACCATAAGTCATCGGATTGATAAATACTTTTGTACGATACACCATGCTCATCACGGTATATATTTCAGATGACCATGCTTTGTGAGATGCACTATCCACCAGCGATACAGCCCGGTTAATCTGTTCTTCTCCTTTGTTGCTATAAGGCTCTATCTTCTCTCCGTCATCCTGATATAAAAAACCGATCCTCGCATTGCAATAGGCAGCGTAATACCACGGTAGCCAGAACTGAGGCTGTTTTTCCGCCAGTGACACAAATGTTTTTTCTAATGCTTCAAAGTCCTTTACAGCGGCTGCTTTATCCAGCTGGCGCACAGCTTCGCCCAGAGAAGCCGGCTGTTGAGCCCACACTATGGCCGAGAAAGAAAACAGCATCAGCAGTGACAAGATTGTTTTTTTCATTTTTAATGAATTTTCTGGTTATAAATTATTGTTGATAAAATCATCGGTACGGTCTATTCCCAGCGTCATAAAGAAGCCAATGAAATAGGTTCTACTGGACGGCAACATTATCGGCACCCTATGCTGACCGTTGTAACTGTAGTTGTAGCCAAACACCTGTTTGGTGCCCAGCAGGTTATTCACACCCAGCGCAAAACCTGAAAAGTCTTTATGTCTCCACTTAGGGAATAAGGAAAGCATATGCGAAAGATGCAGATTCACTACACTATAGGGCTTTGTAGTTCCCTCGTCATACAACTGCCAGCCGTTATTGAAACGAATATCATAGTATGGCCTTCCCGCCGCTAACGCATAGGACACGTTCACACCAGTAGATATGTCCGGGAAAAACTTCTTCACGGCGATGGTCATCGTATGTGGCGAAGCAAAGCCAGGCTTCAGCTCCATCGGAAAATTGAGATAATCTCTTTTCGTATCCAGAAAAGTATAAGTAACCCAATAGTCCATATTTTTAAACGTTTTTTTATCACGGAAAAACAATTCAACACCTTTCGCATATCCGTTACCGTTAGACTCACTCTGTGGTAACAACTTCACCAAATGATCATAGATTTTGTAATAGGCTTCCACGCGGAAAAACCGGTTATGGGCACGCCTGGTATAGTTGAGTACATAGTGAGCAGCCTGGGAAAGCGACAACGTTCTGTTGTGGTATAAAAAGTCGTTGAGGGGTTCCTGATAGAATATGCCATAGGCAAGATTTAGCTGACTTTCTTCACTCAGCCTCCAGCCAATACTCAATCTCGGAGCTAGCGACCATTGTTTTAAGAGAGAAGTGTGCTCCAGCCGTAAACCCACTTTGGCAGCCACATTATGGGCGATATAAATATCTCCTTCTGCAAAGGCAGCAGACAGCTGGTCTGTGAGTGTTATGGCACTGTCGTTCGTATAGCCTTTATCTTTAGTATAAAATTGTTCTGCTCCAAACCGGATTGCCTGCACCCCTGGCAGAAAGCGAGTGAAAACCACCCTTGCCTGGGCAAAGTCAGAACCTATATTACTGCTGGCGTTTTTAGCCAGGAAAGGCAGTTCCGGCAGTACGACCGTATTTTTTGATTCATCCACCAGACTGCGTATTGTATTCACTTTGTTGTAGCTATAGGCCAGCCCTGTTTCCATCTTCCAGTGTTCGCCAAATGAATTGCGGTAACTCAGGTTGGTATAAAAATTATCTCCTTTCACCTGATATCCGGAGCGTAGCGCAGCACTGTCAATATCCGGATTATACATCCCTACTGCACTGTGGCTCCATACTGTATACACTTTAAGCATACCGGTACGGCCTGTTTTAATACGGAAGTTGGCATTGCCTTCCACATAGGCAGGGCCCAGAAAATAATCCGGAACATGTGGTACCAGTGAATTATACAATGATTGATTGGAGTAGTTGAACCCCAGTCCGTAACTACTGCGGTTGTCTTTGGCGAGGTGTTGCAAACCCGCGCCCTGATTGGAAGGGAACAAATACAGGCTGGCAGAGGATTTCTCCGGCAGGTCTACACTTTCCAGTATCAGGGCACTGCTCATGGCCTGTCCATACAGGGCGGAATAACCTCCGGAGCTGAACAGTATTCCTTTAAAGAGGAAGGGATTAATACGTGCGCCCTGCGGAATGCCAGGCACTGCCGGGTAGTTGGGGTATTTAAACAACGTACCATCAATAAACTGTTTTGTTTCGTCGCTGGTGCCACCTCTTACAAAAAGACCTTCCTGATCTCCGATCTGTTGAACACCAGGTAGTGACCGCAATGCCTGAGAAAGGTCTCCATTGTTGCCCGCCACTGTCAACGCATCCATGGGTGTAAGGGAAGCACCCTTGGCCTTGTCGCTGGCTTCAAAAGCGCCGGCATTTACTGTCACCTGTTTCAACGAACGGGAGGTCCCCCGGACAACGGTATCCTGCG
Encoded proteins:
- a CDS encoding FecR family protein, coding for MKDQDTWQRYIDKTDSEAARKEMLDWLQSASTEQLEASLDQGWDQPAGTMPAGMAAALEQQLRRQGVKLTYPARSRYLRYLGRTAAAASIALLAGSFFWWQRPAKKLQPLAVHSRQIANNSAHVRKLTLSDGSQIWLTPGSSLSVPDDYNTQARNVTLSGEGYFEVAPQTAPFRVNAGGLEATVLGTHFNIEAYPGEHITGIALSAGSISVKVRPDSSLVLTPGLKLTYQQATHRFTTRHFVSEKETDWKRGALVLDEVPLDAAFSRLEKRFSKKIVFTPSAQSRAHFTATYHTETLSDILQNMAFIYGFQYQETRDTVFIH
- a CDS encoding TonB-dependent receptor; the encoded protein is MNKFRQTNANLLKRKWWQAGLVLWLLIAGHAYAQSPAMEQPVTLNLSNTNMATVMAEIDRQSDFSFSYDRASLSSVKLSNVHWKAVSLKNVLSELNHTYGILFQVNAHTIAVKTGPNTKQEAGSGTIRGRVVDFETSTPLPGATLQLEGTTLGTITDSKGFYQLANVPEGTYTLLTTFVGYQRGIVSRVQVRNNQSASYDIKMQTGGALKEVVIGSGTRKVRAVTHSTEQQLLQEIKGATGVVSGISNELIAKTADRNAAEIVKRISGITVVDDRFIVVRGMNERYNITYLNGNVAPSTELYNKAFAYDLLPSSIIDKILVYKSPVADLVGDYAGAAVKVFTKNAMPVKHFDIGVQLGYRDGTSMRNVDSHNGGKLDFLGIDDGTRKLPGFSPGVFASNQHIATNALPQHEWLNGFSSTLMPGKRYAGPDMQLFANYYNSWQLGKARLYDLTSVTYTKETAATEMYRQSGNTNAYMLDTVMGQAYGDNNKISIGHQTTETGKINVLENLTLKLNDRHQLALLNFFVNDGKRFTSISSTIPNALPEYYANLPFRLKQDMNLSFQQRMLYSGNLNGTHFLGAKKQHELTWNLGYTHDLQNVPDQRMLHFVNGDAQYPDSVTWIPAGSNVSRSTTYQGMVSRLYIKNLEQVYNGSVDYTLHLQPNLYVKAGGYQLFKVRQVGRRFFRVNRAGLQSDELEAGPGNTDYLKWNTGFGYNNVSLLHYHLSDLPRLWNSHYFPDDNTGLAVYDATTPMDAYTASEQYNAFYLMGDWKAAKERLTLNAGLRMEYDRQRLAGAKDGATGKNTVEMVNVDHKKTVLLPSVNISFRPQNTLVLRAGYGRNVNRPDFRELTPYTDYDFSRNEEIKGNPRVITAEIDNLDLRAELYPKTNNEVINVGVFYKHIKHPIEKMRDEVTSDEMHDGWGFNRITYDNSVSANIMGIEAEIKKSLSFIPGNVFKHLSVVLNGTFIKSNTERRQTHDNASNDSLHKSGGPLQGQAPYIANAGLFYENVATGTKAGLVYNVSGPSIYAKSIRTLADSTANDTYIRPDLLQLPTHLLDLSITQRIIKSLQVKLSIQNLLDQSYRIVEDQNFNQRYDKEVEVERKDGKKYFSGDNIYTRYKPGRYILLQFTYTF
- a CDS encoding RNA polymerase sigma factor, with the protein product MSDTAMHNKEQVFTGLYHASRDRLYQYLHQYTKDTHLLQDLLQQCYLRVWEKMDDMYDVENAFPLLKTIARNLLVDVVRKRIKEDMTWLETVKAEAEQLLSTPAESSRNPMLALDASIAQLPVNCRQVYLLHREEGLSYREISSRLSISVSMVEKHMSKAIRLLKHDLLTNYELLLIVVAVNRIL
- a CDS encoding TonB-dependent receptor plug domain-containing protein; protein product: MAKYIRWIFLTMLPTIVNAQGLPKDSAGKAPQDTVVRGTSRSLKQVTVNAGAFEASDKAKGASLTPMDALTVAGNNGDLSQALRSLPGVQQIGDQEGLFVRGGTSDETKQFIDGTLFKYPNYPAVPGIPQGARINPFLFKGILFSSGGYSALYGQAMSSALILESVDLPEKSSASLYLFPSNQGAGLQHLAKDNRSSYGLGFNYSNQSLYNSLVPHVPDYFLGPAYVEGNANFRIKTGRTGMLKVYTVWSHSAVGMYNPDIDSAALRSGYQVKGDNFYTNLSYRNSFGEHWKMETGLAYSYNKVNTIRSLVDESKNTVVLPELPFLAKNASSNIGSDFAQARVVFTRFLPGVQAIRFGAEQFYTKDKGYTNDSAITLTDQLSAAFAEGDIYIAHNVAAKVGLRLEHTSLLKQWSLAPRLSIGWRLSEESQLNLAYGIFYQEPLNDFLYHNRTLSLSQAAHYVLNYTRRAHNRFFRVEAYYKIYDHLVKLLPQSESNGNGYAKGVELFFRDKKTFKNMDYWVTYTFLDTKRDYLNFPMELKPGFASPHTMTIAVKKFFPDISTGVNVSYALAAGRPYYDIRFNNGWQLYDEGTTKPYSVVNLHLSHMLSLFPKWRHKDFSGFALGVNNLLGTKQVFGYNYSYNGQHRVPIMLPSSRTYFIGFFMTLGIDRTDDFINNNL
- a CDS encoding DUF4397 domain-containing protein — translated: MNKYTLLLLIILTGMLHACNKDVTLPDEAAKGQISFYFASTALTNGAEVRGSKGYLVLIDSRDSSYRPPKDIFSSIYPFLYNPSQRSTTYPQTKTSWIQFMALDAGQHQLSLKDTSSRLLDSVKFTLDADKPAIVFYGDSIGNYSHIIAADPFVADTGKIGIRIINLSPFTGPVYMTLNKVVPPGLPAYTQYMDHTGFLPMALSTPQTFNIKVYRYGDDKNFLTRGTLEAIPGHAYTLIISGYSDNNPGSYKDPLTGANVSLSNNFSLAVIKTF
- a CDS encoding YXWGXW repeat-containing protein produces the protein MKKIALMLSTLLAFAIPTPQAFAQVSVGISVGIAPPAIPVYSQPLCPGDGFMWVPGYWAYSNHYYWVPGVWVRAPYAGALWTPGYWALTGGLYCWHPGYWGPHIGYYGGINYGFGYFGVGFTGGMWRGSVFHYNTAVTSVNRTFVHNTYVNREVIRNSTVINNRSSFTRNNVVNNNNFNRNNVVNNNNNFNRNNFNRNTTFNNNRTNNFTRNNVANNTFNNRANASRGMWNGNHQAGMTRQPMAMSRQSQGNFMRQPQQMQRGGFQHGGGGMGHGWGGGGGMGHGRHR